The proteins below are encoded in one region of Paludisphaera mucosa:
- a CDS encoding putative bifunctional diguanylate cyclase/phosphodiesterase has protein sequence MQPSAPPATLGRERIDQLAESLFREHRIAIFREVDRLFAALLTFQWLAGIVVALLVSPRAWAGAESQVHPHVWASAFLGGAIVAMPVALTRLRPGWASTRHVVAAAQALMGALLIHLSGGRIETHFHIFGSLAFLAFYRDWRVLLTFSVVVALDHSFRGVFWPYSIYGVLTVQPWRWVEHTGWVVFEDVFLIRSCVQWVREMHAVAEREAELEVTRDGIEVEVRERTAELQEANRSLAEENAERARVGADLRRMASIVESSDEIIISKDLDGLITSWNRGAERVLGYTADEVIGRHIAMLMPPDLVDDVRTILDRTCRDEHLDHYQTRRRCKDGTVIDVSLTVSPIRDVDGAIVGASNVGRDITEQKRAEAMLAHQATHDGLTGLPNRTLLLQHLERFTSSLWGQETRGALLLIDLDRFKQINDTFGHDFGDELLKRLNPILVGAVRVGDLVARLGGDEFGILLEGVAASEALEIADRILASLATPIVVKGQLLDIGASIGVALYPDHGGDAASLMQRADVAMYAAKRRRAGKVVYTPGLSDCTPQRLGLVAEFRRGIEEGQLRLHYQPKVDLATGGAAGVEALVRWQHPREGLMPPGRFITMAEETGLIRPMGLWTLEAAIRQSRAWHDVGLDADVAVNLSVDNLHDEGLTETLRKLLETEQAQPGWLTIEVTETAMMKHPKQAKRILESLHELGVRISIDDFGTGYSSLAYLKELPVDEVKVDRSFVKDMLVDDRGACIVRTVIDLGHNLGLKVVAEGVEDLASAERLAAWGCDSVQGFVLSRPMPSPEATTWLAARETPASAACGRRHLPSRREEPCVVASGRRRAGSK, from the coding sequence GTGCAGCCAAGCGCTCCGCCCGCGACCTTGGGCCGAGAGCGGATCGATCAGCTGGCCGAATCCCTCTTCCGGGAGCATCGGATCGCGATCTTCCGCGAGGTCGACCGCCTGTTCGCGGCCCTCCTGACGTTCCAGTGGTTGGCCGGGATCGTCGTCGCGCTCCTGGTCTCGCCCCGCGCCTGGGCGGGGGCGGAGAGCCAGGTCCATCCGCACGTCTGGGCCTCGGCCTTCCTGGGCGGGGCGATCGTGGCCATGCCGGTCGCGTTGACCCGCCTCCGGCCCGGGTGGGCCTCGACGCGCCACGTCGTCGCGGCGGCCCAGGCGCTGATGGGAGCCCTGCTGATCCACCTGTCCGGCGGCCGGATCGAGACCCACTTCCACATCTTCGGCTCGCTCGCCTTTTTGGCCTTCTACCGCGACTGGCGGGTGCTCCTGACGTTCTCGGTCGTGGTCGCCCTGGACCATTCCTTCCGCGGCGTGTTCTGGCCGTACTCGATCTACGGGGTCCTCACGGTGCAGCCCTGGCGATGGGTCGAGCATACCGGCTGGGTGGTCTTCGAGGACGTCTTCCTGATCCGCTCGTGCGTCCAGTGGGTGCGGGAGATGCACGCCGTCGCCGAGCGCGAGGCGGAACTCGAAGTCACCCGCGACGGGATCGAGGTCGAGGTCCGGGAACGGACCGCCGAACTCCAGGAGGCCAACCGCAGCCTGGCCGAGGAGAACGCCGAGAGGGCCCGCGTCGGGGCGGACTTACGCCGGATGGCGTCGATCGTCGAGTCTTCCGACGAGATCATCATCTCGAAGGACCTCGACGGCCTGATCACCAGCTGGAACAGGGGCGCCGAGCGCGTGCTGGGGTACACGGCGGACGAGGTGATCGGCCGCCACATCGCGATGCTGATGCCGCCCGACCTGGTCGACGACGTGCGGACGATCCTCGACCGCACCTGCCGGGACGAGCACCTCGACCACTACCAAACTCGCCGCCGCTGCAAGGACGGCACGGTCATCGACGTATCGCTGACGGTCTCGCCGATCCGCGACGTCGACGGCGCGATCGTCGGAGCCTCCAACGTCGGCCGCGACATCACCGAACAGAAGCGGGCCGAGGCGATGCTGGCGCACCAGGCCACGCACGACGGGCTGACCGGGCTCCCCAACCGCACCCTCCTGCTCCAGCACCTGGAGCGGTTCACCTCATCGCTCTGGGGGCAGGAGACGCGAGGGGCCCTGCTGCTGATCGACCTGGACCGGTTCAAGCAGATCAACGACACCTTCGGCCACGACTTCGGCGACGAGCTCCTCAAGCGGCTCAACCCCATCCTCGTCGGCGCCGTCCGGGTCGGGGACCTGGTCGCCCGGCTGGGGGGGGACGAGTTCGGCATCCTGCTGGAGGGCGTCGCGGCATCGGAGGCCCTGGAAATCGCCGACCGGATCCTGGCCTCCCTGGCGACGCCGATCGTGGTGAAGGGGCAATTGCTCGACATCGGCGCCAGCATCGGGGTCGCCCTCTATCCGGACCATGGCGGCGACGCCGCATCGCTCATGCAACGGGCGGACGTCGCGATGTACGCGGCGAAGCGGAGGCGCGCCGGCAAGGTCGTCTACACGCCGGGGCTGTCCGACTGCACGCCTCAACGCCTCGGCCTCGTCGCCGAGTTTCGCCGGGGGATCGAGGAGGGCCAACTCCGGCTCCACTATCAGCCGAAAGTCGACCTGGCGACGGGGGGAGCCGCCGGGGTCGAAGCCCTCGTCCGCTGGCAACACCCGCGCGAGGGCCTGATGCCGCCGGGGCGGTTCATCACCATGGCCGAGGAGACGGGGTTGATCCGGCCGATGGGCCTTTGGACGCTCGAAGCGGCGATCCGCCAGAGTCGGGCTTGGCACGACGTCGGGCTCGACGCCGACGTCGCGGTGAACCTCTCCGTCGACAACCTGCACGACGAAGGGCTCACGGAGACGCTCCGCAAGCTGCTGGAGACCGAGCAGGCGCAGCCCGGCTGGTTGACCATCGAGGTCACCGAGACGGCCATGATGAAGCATCCCAAGCAGGCGAAACGAATCCTCGAATCCCTGCACGAGCTGGGCGTCCGGATCTCCATCGACGATTTCGGCACCGGCTATTCCTCGCTCGCCTACCTGAAGGAACTGCCGGTGGACGAGGTCAAGGTGGACCGGTCCTTCGTCAAGGACATGTTGGTCGACGACCGCGGCGCGTGCATCGTGCGGACGGTGATCGACCTCGGACACAACCTGGGCCTCAAGGTGGTGGCCGAAGGCGTCGAGGACCTGGCGAGCGCCGAGCGGCTCGCCGCCTGGGGATGCGACTCGGTCCAGGGCTTTGTCCTCAGCCGGCCAATGCCGAGCCCGGAAGCGACCACCTGGCTGGCCGCCCGGGAGACGCCCGCATCGGCGGCGTGCGGCCGCCGACACCTCCCGTCGCGACGGGAAGAGCCTTGCGTCGTCGCCTCGGGCCGACGTCGTGCCGGGAGCAAATGA
- a CDS encoding chemotaxis protein CheD, protein MAQESDASNVVSVAIGRWAVAASPSRLRTLLGSCVGVVLHDRAAKLGGLAHVVLPDSRGAVEHPGKYADTAIPALIAELEQAMRGKAAGRLVAKLAGGASMFQVGATSTTAPAAKNIGRMNQEAVEAILASLRIPILGRDLGGDGGRNLMFDPASGRVQIRSPGGGEREI, encoded by the coding sequence GTGGCCCAGGAATCGGACGCTTCCAACGTGGTCTCGGTGGCGATCGGCCGGTGGGCGGTGGCCGCCTCGCCGTCGCGGCTGCGCACCTTGCTGGGCTCGTGCGTGGGGGTGGTCCTCCACGACCGTGCCGCTAAGCTGGGCGGGCTCGCGCACGTCGTCCTGCCCGACTCGCGGGGGGCCGTCGAGCACCCGGGCAAGTACGCGGACACGGCCATCCCCGCGCTGATCGCCGAGCTGGAACAGGCGATGCGGGGCAAGGCGGCCGGCCGGCTGGTCGCCAAGCTGGCCGGCGGCGCCAGCATGTTCCAGGTCGGCGCGACGTCGACGACGGCCCCGGCCGCGAAGAATATCGGCCGGATGAATCAGGAGGCCGTCGAGGCGATCCTCGCCAGCCTTCGAATCCCGATCCTGGGCCGCGACCTGGGCGGCGACGGCGGTCGCAACCTGATGTTCGACCCCGCCAGCGGCCGGGTCCAGATCCGCAGCCCCGGCGGCGGCGAGCGCGAGATCTAG
- a CDS encoding protein-glutamate methylesterase/protein-glutamine glutaminase produces MSDDRPDDPSSRRIRALVVDDSALMRRLLTDVLNGSGRIEVVGVARDGREAVAQVAKLQPDVVTLDIEMPEVSGLDALPAILAIREVPIVMVSALTQEGADVTLKALELGAVDFHPKPTRNQLAEMRAEGELLVAKVLGAAQGRVFRPRKSAPASPPRSTPPSLAGETLVGCVAIGISTGGPQALARVIPLLRPPTPPILIVQHMPAQFTGVFADRLNRTSTLEVKEAAEGDLATPNRVLVAPGGRHLTLSGRPPLARAVLSSPEDPPVSGHRPSVDVLFRSVARMYHGAAVGILMTGMGRDGVEGCRAILDAGGLTLGQDEATSVVYGMNKAAFLEGVVKHQFGLDDLPTLLHSLSSRGHGA; encoded by the coding sequence ATGTCCGATGATCGCCCCGACGACCCGTCCTCACGCCGCATCCGAGCCCTGGTCGTCGACGACTCCGCCCTGATGCGCCGGCTGCTCACGGACGTCCTCAACGGGTCGGGCCGGATCGAGGTCGTGGGCGTGGCGCGCGACGGCCGCGAGGCGGTCGCGCAGGTGGCGAAGCTCCAGCCCGACGTCGTCACGCTGGACATCGAGATGCCCGAGGTCTCCGGCCTCGACGCCCTGCCCGCCATCCTGGCCATCCGCGAAGTCCCCATCGTCATGGTCAGCGCCCTGACGCAGGAGGGGGCCGACGTGACCCTCAAGGCCCTGGAGCTGGGCGCGGTCGACTTCCACCCCAAGCCGACCCGGAACCAGCTGGCCGAGATGCGCGCCGAGGGCGAGCTGCTCGTCGCCAAGGTCCTCGGCGCCGCCCAGGGACGCGTGTTCCGTCCGCGGAAGTCCGCCCCGGCGTCCCCCCCGCGGTCGACCCCGCCGTCCCTGGCGGGCGAGACGCTCGTCGGTTGCGTGGCGATCGGCATCTCCACGGGAGGCCCCCAGGCCCTCGCGCGGGTCATCCCCCTGCTCCGGCCGCCGACGCCGCCGATCCTGATCGTCCAGCACATGCCGGCCCAGTTCACCGGGGTGTTCGCCGACCGTCTCAACCGGACGTCGACCCTGGAAGTCAAGGAGGCTGCCGAGGGCGACCTGGCGACTCCCAACCGGGTCCTCGTCGCCCCCGGCGGACGTCATCTCACGCTGTCGGGCCGCCCTCCCCTCGCCCGCGCGGTGCTGTCCTCGCCCGAGGATCCTCCGGTCAGCGGCCACAGGCCGTCGGTCGACGTCCTCTTCCGCTCGGTCGCCCGCATGTACCACGGCGCGGCCGTCGGGATCCTGATGACCGGCATGGGTCGGGACGGAGTCGAGGGCTGCCGGGCCATCCTCGACGCGGGCGGCCTGACCCTGGGCCAGGACGAGGCCACGTCCGTCGTCTACGGCATGAACAAGGCCGCTTTCCTCGAAGGCGTCGTCAAGCATCAGTTCGGCCTCGACGACCTCCCCACGCTCCTCCATAGCCTCTCCTCGCGGGGCCACGGCGCGTAA
- a CDS encoding chemotaxis protein CheA — translation MSDFNLSELLPFYLDETDENIAALNDALLRLEQDPADAKALAEAFRMFHSIKGASVVMGFESVNRLTHVLESLFDQLRTKKRELDRPVLDLTFRCLDELRDYHRELRSEGRSDRDLAGLTREVDAALTTPSTAVPRPPAPAPEPSPQPVPAVAPAAPTVIALADDVQGTVRLVVEFEPGLQLADMKARLVVERLGARGRITVTDPPLEKLDEVESLARITIWMTTSGDLEGLRTLADVDGVLRVTVDPVEAEVDMTAPASEPAAEAAPVVAAEPVEAPTAPAAPSAPQLAGKRAKVAETIRVDSDRLDNLMNLAGELVINKARFIDVAKGLDEVLRGSDARSLAVETEERLDTIMRGLDHVVGGAGARAGDGAVDRWAGHVRRLREDFRAIRGELDRLRQGRERLKTLGDAIHSLGRVADGLQKGVLETRMVPIGPLFERFRRVIRDLSLASGKEVALRIAGEKTELDKRMIDELSDPLIHMVRNSVDHGLEPPDVREAGGKPRAGTVALQASHRGNSVVITVGDDGRGIDCERIRRKIVSKGLVGRDEAAEMTDRELVPFIWHPGLSTAETVTEISGRGVGMDIVKDRIDNLSGSVDVRTSLGQGTVFTIRLPLTLAIMSSLLVRIYDEVYALPLDHIDEIVEIRGDRIASVQGRPTIEIRGKFLALATLGDLFHWGGRPHPSAPEPSRFGDHSESYHVVIVQDGETTIGLVVDQLIGMQEVVLKSLERNFRPVPGLSGASILGDGRVSLILDVDALVDAAARRRGRA, via the coding sequence ATGTCCGATTTCAACCTGAGCGAACTCCTGCCCTTCTATCTCGACGAGACCGACGAGAACATCGCGGCCCTCAACGACGCCCTCCTGCGCCTGGAGCAAGACCCGGCCGACGCCAAGGCGCTGGCCGAGGCCTTCCGGATGTTCCACAGCATCAAGGGCGCGTCGGTCGTCATGGGCTTCGAGTCGGTCAACCGGCTGACCCACGTCCTGGAGAGCCTGTTCGACCAGCTCCGGACCAAGAAGCGCGAGCTGGACCGGCCGGTGCTCGACCTGACCTTCCGCTGCCTGGACGAGCTTCGCGACTATCACCGCGAGCTGCGCTCCGAAGGCCGTAGCGATCGCGACCTCGCCGGCCTCACCCGCGAGGTCGATGCGGCCCTCACGACCCCCTCGACGGCCGTCCCCAGGCCCCCCGCCCCGGCCCCGGAACCCTCGCCTCAGCCCGTCCCCGCCGTCGCGCCTGCGGCCCCGACCGTCATCGCGCTGGCCGACGACGTGCAGGGGACGGTCCGCCTGGTCGTGGAGTTCGAGCCCGGGCTGCAACTGGCCGACATGAAGGCCCGCCTCGTCGTCGAGCGGCTCGGTGCGCGGGGAAGGATCACCGTTACGGATCCGCCGCTGGAGAAGCTCGACGAGGTCGAGTCCCTGGCGCGAATCACCATCTGGATGACGACCTCCGGCGACCTGGAAGGGCTTCGAACCCTGGCCGACGTCGACGGCGTGCTGCGAGTCACGGTCGACCCCGTCGAGGCCGAGGTCGACATGACGGCGCCCGCGTCCGAGCCGGCCGCCGAGGCCGCGCCGGTCGTCGCGGCGGAGCCCGTCGAAGCCCCGACCGCTCCTGCAGCCCCGTCTGCTCCGCAACTTGCCGGCAAGCGGGCGAAGGTGGCCGAGACGATACGGGTCGACAGCGACCGGCTCGACAACCTGATGAACCTGGCCGGAGAGCTGGTGATCAACAAGGCCCGTTTCATCGACGTCGCCAAAGGGCTCGACGAGGTGCTGCGAGGCTCCGACGCCCGCAGTCTGGCCGTGGAGACCGAAGAACGGCTGGATACGATCATGCGGGGGCTCGACCACGTGGTCGGCGGCGCGGGCGCCCGCGCCGGCGACGGGGCCGTCGATCGCTGGGCGGGGCACGTCCGCCGGCTCCGCGAAGACTTCCGCGCGATCCGCGGCGAGCTGGACCGCCTCCGCCAGGGTCGCGAGCGGCTCAAGACGCTGGGCGACGCCATCCACAGCCTGGGCCGCGTGGCCGACGGCCTTCAGAAGGGCGTCCTCGAAACCCGGATGGTGCCGATCGGCCCCCTCTTCGAGCGGTTCCGGCGCGTGATCCGCGACCTGAGCCTGGCGTCCGGCAAGGAGGTCGCGCTCAGGATCGCCGGCGAGAAGACCGAGCTCGACAAGCGGATGATCGACGAGCTGAGCGACCCGCTCATCCACATGGTCCGCAACTCGGTCGACCACGGACTGGAGCCGCCGGACGTCCGCGAGGCCGGCGGCAAGCCCAGGGCCGGGACCGTGGCGTTGCAGGCCTCGCACCGGGGCAACAGCGTGGTCATCACCGTGGGCGACGACGGCCGGGGGATCGACTGCGAGCGCATCCGCCGCAAGATCGTCTCCAAGGGGCTCGTCGGGCGTGACGAGGCCGCCGAGATGACCGACCGCGAGCTGGTGCCTTTCATCTGGCACCCCGGCCTGAGCACCGCCGAAACCGTCACCGAGATCTCCGGGCGCGGCGTGGGGATGGACATCGTCAAGGATCGGATCGACAACCTCAGCGGCAGCGTCGACGTCCGGACGTCGCTCGGCCAGGGGACCGTCTTCACGATCCGCCTGCCGCTCACGCTGGCCATCATGTCGAGCCTGCTGGTGCGGATCTACGACGAGGTCTACGCCCTGCCCCTCGACCACATCGACGAGATCGTCGAGATCCGCGGCGATCGGATCGCTTCGGTGCAGGGCCGGCCGACGATCGAGATCCGGGGCAAGTTCCTGGCCCTCGCGACGCTGGGCGACCTGTTCCACTGGGGGGGCCGCCCCCATCCCTCGGCCCCCGAGCCCTCGCGGTTCGGCGACCATTCCGAGTCGTACCACGTCGTCATCGTCCAGGACGGCGAGACCACGATCGGCCTGGTCGTCGACCAGCTCATCGGCATGCAGGAGGTCGTCTTGAAGTCGTTGGAGCGGAACTTCCGGCCCGTGCCCGGCCTCTCGGGCGCCAGCATCCTGGGCGACGGCCGCGTCTCCCTGATCCTCGACGTCGACGCCCTGGTCGACGCCGCCGCCCGCCGCCGAGGCCGCGCATGA
- a CDS encoding chemotaxis protein CheC, with translation MTILTEVQRRLLRTILERGAEGASQALSRWLGEEVRLVLGEVEQIELEEAAEALGPPESLVAACRMGLVGPIGGSLLLCFEDHAGLALVDLLLHQPVGTTTEWGEVEQSAAMETTNIVGCAYLNALASHLPSSLGAGSSAMSTAGELAPTPPVFFHEFAGSLLQFALMDQAQELDRVLLVRTNFELGGDGAGLDWTLLFVPDAPSLAAMASALTDGNAS, from the coding sequence ATGACCATCCTGACCGAGGTGCAACGTCGGCTGCTTCGAACGATCCTCGAACGCGGGGCCGAGGGGGCGTCGCAGGCGCTTTCGCGATGGCTGGGCGAGGAGGTCCGGCTCGTCCTGGGCGAGGTGGAACAGATCGAGCTGGAAGAGGCGGCGGAAGCACTCGGGCCTCCCGAGAGCCTGGTGGCCGCCTGCCGGATGGGCCTGGTCGGGCCGATCGGCGGGTCGCTCCTCCTGTGCTTCGAGGACCACGCGGGGCTGGCCCTGGTCGACCTGCTCCTGCACCAGCCCGTCGGGACGACGACGGAATGGGGCGAGGTCGAGCAGTCGGCGGCGATGGAGACGACCAACATCGTCGGCTGCGCATATCTCAACGCCCTGGCGTCGCATCTGCCGTCGAGCCTGGGCGCCGGCTCTTCGGCGATGTCCACGGCCGGCGAGCTGGCGCCCACGCCCCCGGTCTTCTTCCACGAGTTCGCCGGCAGCCTGCTGCAGTTCGCCCTGATGGACCAGGCCCAGGAGCTGGACCGGGTCCTGCTTGTGCGGACGAACTTCGAGCTGGGCGGCGACGGCGCCGGGCTCGACTGGACCCTGCTCTTCGTCCCCGACGCGCCTTCGCTCGCGGCGATGGCCTCGGCCCTCACCGACGGGAACGCTTCTTGA
- a CDS encoding replication initiator protein A, producing the protein MRATPESVPDERLFGKDEMNLAEFPITLLADRKDVNLIIREVPVRDESTGLMILRKVTVTGSDLYGLPSSQDNLILLGLIYLTKRANNFRERRVGFSRSEVIKVLGWADSGQSYARIELSLKRWANVFVLYENAWWDKPRQTYSSKGFGIIDDFEINDGSASRQATLLRSNIAWNEIFFQSLEAGFVRTIDLKLLLRLRHPSSQQMYRFLGKHFYHSPSLTLDLRTFACEHVGLDRGYKDNGKLKEKLQPAIDELEQIGFLEPMEKERRYAKVGPKQWTITLRRRADLELVEETLDAGSPLAGPEPTEQEKGLVARGVTATVAAELALNHPADSIQGKIEVFDWLVERRDKRVSKNPAGYLAESIRKDYTAPRGFESEAQRRERLAALDEQRRKVEDARRRVAEEQRAKEQADQARIQGHWAKLSEAERTRLQDDALASPGLAFLVKRYRAQADPELAARTLKMILDGHILGLLDDRPRR; encoded by the coding sequence TTGCGAGCGACCCCGGAGTCGGTCCCGGACGAGCGGTTGTTCGGCAAGGACGAGATGAACCTGGCCGAATTTCCGATCACGCTCCTCGCCGATCGCAAGGACGTCAACCTGATCATCCGCGAGGTCCCGGTCCGCGACGAGTCGACGGGCCTGATGATCCTCCGCAAGGTGACCGTGACCGGCTCCGACCTGTACGGCCTCCCCTCATCGCAGGACAACCTGATCCTCCTGGGCCTGATCTACCTGACGAAGCGGGCGAACAACTTCCGGGAGCGGCGGGTCGGGTTCAGCCGCAGCGAGGTGATCAAGGTGCTGGGCTGGGCCGACTCGGGCCAGTCGTACGCCCGGATCGAGCTGTCGCTCAAGCGCTGGGCGAACGTCTTCGTGCTCTACGAGAACGCCTGGTGGGACAAGCCCAGGCAGACGTATTCCTCGAAGGGCTTCGGGATCATCGACGACTTCGAGATCAACGACGGCTCGGCGTCCCGCCAGGCGACCCTGCTCAGGTCGAACATCGCCTGGAACGAGATCTTCTTCCAGAGCCTGGAGGCGGGGTTCGTCCGCACCATCGACCTGAAGCTGTTGCTGCGCCTGCGTCACCCCAGCTCGCAGCAGATGTACCGGTTCCTGGGCAAGCATTTCTACCACTCGCCTTCGCTCACGCTGGACTTGCGGACCTTCGCTTGCGAGCACGTCGGGCTTGACCGCGGCTACAAGGACAACGGCAAGCTCAAGGAGAAGCTCCAGCCGGCGATCGACGAGCTGGAGCAGATCGGCTTCCTGGAGCCGATGGAGAAGGAGCGGCGGTACGCGAAGGTCGGCCCCAAGCAGTGGACCATCACCCTGAGGCGTCGGGCCGATTTGGAGCTGGTCGAGGAGACCCTCGACGCGGGGTCTCCCCTGGCCGGCCCGGAGCCGACCGAGCAGGAGAAGGGGCTCGTCGCCCGGGGCGTCACGGCGACGGTCGCCGCCGAGCTGGCGCTCAACCATCCGGCCGACAGCATCCAGGGCAAGATCGAGGTGTTCGACTGGCTGGTCGAGCGCCGGGACAAGCGAGTCTCGAAGAACCCCGCGGGCTACCTCGCGGAGTCCATCCGCAAGGACTACACGGCGCCCCGCGGCTTCGAGTCCGAGGCCCAGCGGCGCGAGCGGCTCGCGGCCCTCGACGAGCAGCGCCGCAAGGTCGAGGACGCCCGGCGACGGGTCGCCGAGGAACAGCGGGCGAAGGAGCAGGCGGACCAGGCCCGGATCCAGGGCCACTGGGCGAAGCTCTCCGAGGCCGAGCGAACTCGCCTGCAGGACGACGCCCTCGCTTCGCCCGGCCTCGCGTTCCTGGTCAAACGCTACCGTGCCCAGGCCGACCCCGAGCTGGCGGCCCGCACGCTCAAGATGATCCTCGACGGCCACATCCTCGGCTTGCTCGACGACCGGCCGAGGCGATGA
- a CDS encoding FadR/GntR family transcriptional regulator has translation MNTAPRIKLRDVVAGRLKSYIVDGDLRPGDRLPTEADLAKRFGVSRLSLREATKSLEFLGILEARPGRGLSVGQVDMDRVTEYLGFHPALHDVAPEVLIDTRVILEAGVLPHVARRMERNPLLYESLAETNSRLGRVEDIAEGVVLDRAFHHQLIAASGLSPLMAFGDLLAVFFRRFGKHLDVAAAVRGHQVVLDALKSGDLAEADREIRVHIEFYRTLLETPS, from the coding sequence ATGAACACCGCGCCTCGGATCAAGCTTCGGGACGTCGTGGCCGGTCGGCTCAAGTCGTACATCGTCGACGGCGACCTCAGGCCGGGGGATCGCCTGCCCACCGAGGCCGACCTGGCGAAGCGGTTCGGGGTCAGCCGGCTGAGCCTCCGCGAGGCGACGAAGTCGCTGGAGTTCCTGGGCATCCTGGAGGCCCGGCCGGGTCGCGGCCTGAGCGTCGGCCAGGTGGACATGGACCGCGTGACGGAGTACCTCGGCTTCCACCCGGCCCTGCACGACGTCGCGCCCGAGGTGCTCATCGACACCCGGGTGATCCTGGAGGCCGGGGTGCTGCCCCACGTCGCGCGGCGGATGGAGCGGAACCCCTTGCTCTACGAGTCGCTCGCCGAGACCAATTCACGACTCGGACGGGTCGAGGATATCGCGGAAGGCGTCGTGCTCGACCGGGCCTTCCACCACCAGTTGATCGCCGCCTCCGGGCTGTCGCCGTTGATGGCCTTCGGGGACCTGCTCGCGGTGTTCTTCCGGCGCTTCGGCAAGCACCTTGACGTGGCCGCCGCGGTGCGCGGGCATCAGGTCGTCCTCGACGCCCTGAAGTCGGGCGACCTCGCCGAGGCCGACCGCGAGATCCGGGTCCACATCGAGTTCTATCGCACCCTGCTGGAGACCCCCTCATGA
- a CDS encoding response regulator has protein sequence MKRLLVVDDALFMRRLIGTVAREAGWEVAGEAADGSQAVAMYPELRPDLVTMDLVMPVMGGLEALKKIRELDPEAKVVVITAVDQKQSVMDAIRLGAIDFVVKPFDRARVTALLRKAAVASS, from the coding sequence ATGAAACGGCTGCTGGTGGTGGATGACGCCCTGTTCATGCGGCGGCTGATCGGCACGGTCGCACGCGAGGCGGGCTGGGAGGTCGCGGGCGAGGCGGCCGACGGCTCGCAGGCGGTGGCCATGTATCCGGAGCTGCGCCCCGACCTCGTGACGATGGACCTGGTCATGCCCGTGATGGGGGGGCTCGAGGCCCTCAAGAAGATCCGCGAGCTGGATCCCGAGGCGAAGGTCGTCGTCATCACGGCCGTCGACCAGAAGCAGTCGGTGATGGACGCGATCCGCCTGGGCGCGATCGACTTCGTCGTGAAGCCGTTCGACCGGGCCCGCGTGACGGCCCTGCTCCGCAAGGCGGCCGTCGCCTCTTCGTGA